The Pyxidicoccus sp. MSG2 DNA segment GGGTATGTGACCGACAGCACCGACTGCGATGACACAGCAAGCGCCGTGAATCCCAACGCGACCGAGGTGTGCAACGACATCGACGACAACTGCCGCGTTGGTACGGATGAGGGCTTCAACAAGTCGTGGTACCGGGACGAGGACGGGGACAGCTACGGGCGTCAGGACCAACTGGTGACGAATTGCACGCGGCCCACGGGCTATGTGGCGCCGACCGCCATCTTCGACTGCAACGATGGCGACAGCGCGGTGAAACCCGGGGCTCTGGAGCTGTGCAACGAGATCGACGACAACTGCGACAACAGTGTGGATGAGCCCTTCACCACGGGGATGACCCGGAAGGGCGCCGCCTGCAGCACCGGCCCTTCTTGCACGGGCATCTACGTGTGCAACGCGGCGAAGGACAACACCACCTGCAATGCGCCTGCGTCCATCAACTACTACCCCGATGCGGATGGAGACGGGGACGGAGCCAACGCCGCCGCCGCTTCGGTTTTCTGCTCCGACCAGCCCGCTCCACCCAACGCGTCGACCGTGAAAACGGACTGCGACGACGCGGACAAGTACAACAAGGGCAACGGCACCGAGGTCTGCGACCAGCGTAACAACAACTGCGACCCCGGGAGCCTGGTAGACGAGGGCAACGTATGCGCGGGCGCCGGCTGGAAGGAGCTGACGGACACGGTGCTTGGGGGCCGCAACTGGAACACGGTGGCCATCAACAAGGACAGCCCCACCGGCTACCCCGTGTGGATTGCTGGAGCCAACGGTGCGCTGGCCCGCCGCGCCAGCGCGGGCGATCCGTTCACGAGCTTCGACGGAGCGTGTGGCACCACAACCTGGAACTCAGCCTGGGTGAACATTGATGGCAGTGTGTTTCTCGCGGGCAGTGGGGGCTGGGTGGCCTGGCACGATGGAACCACGTGCGTTCAACAGCAACCGCTGGAAGGCGGCAGCAACGCCACAGGCATCATTGGCTTCCGCGAAGAAATGCTGACGATACTCGTCGTGGTGGATGAAGGGGGCCGCATGCACGGCTGGTTTCTAGGCAATGTGCCGACAGTGTTGGATGACAACCTTCCCCTCTATAGGGACGTTCACGGGTTCGACAGCTCACGGCTGTTCATCGTGGGCCAGGAGGCAGTGAGCCCCAACAAACCTATCATCGAGACCTTGACCGACGGGCCGGGCACCAGCCCCATGACCGCGCAGGGCTCGAACAATTCCAGCCTGCGCAGCGTCTGGATGGTGTCACCGGCGCTCGCATACGCGGTCGGAGACGCTAGTTACATCACCAGGTGGACAGGGACGACCTGGCTGACCGTGACGCCTCCGGCGGCCGCTGAATTCACGAGCGTCTGCGCGCCGGACCGCTCATCGGTCTACGTCACGGATGCCGCGGGCGTCATCCGTCGCTACACGGGGAACCAGTGGGCGCCGGCGCTGTACACCCCAGGGTCCGCAGCTCCGCTCAAGGACATCGCGCTCGTCTCCCCGACCAGCATCTGGGCCGTGGGCCCGAACGGGCGCGTCCTCCACTTCCCCGAGCTCCCTTGAGCCCGGGGCATGGGGCGCAGCGCCCCACCCCTCAGCGCTGCACTACCGCCGCATAGTTCCCGTACCGCGTTTGGATTTCCGACACGTACTTCACCGGCTCGGAGCCACGGCAGAAGCCGTGGCGTGCGCGCCGGTAGTGCTTCGGCTTCTCCAGCAGGAGCATGGCCTTCTCCACGTTGCCGAACCACCGGTTGGGGTCCAGGCCCTGCTCCTGCGCAATCCGGCGCGCGTCGAGCACGTGGCCGAGCCCCGCGTTGTACGAGGCGAGCGCGAAGCGCAGGCGCTGCTTGAAGGGAATCTCCGGCGCAATCCGGCCGATGAGCTGGTGCATGTACTTCACACCCGCGTGGATGCCCTGGTCCGGGTCCTCCAGCTTGCGGAACCCCAGCTCCTTCCCCGTGGCGGGCATCACCTGGAACAACCCCTGCGCCCCCACCCAGCTGCGCGCCTTCGGGTCGAAGCGGCTCTCCTGGAACATCTGCGCCACCATCAGCCGCCAGTCCAACCCGTAGCGCGCCGAGTACGACTGCACCAGCGGGTCATACGGAGAGATGGCGCCCGCGGACAGGGCCGTCTCCACCGTGGCCGGCGCCTCGTCACGGTGCCCCTCGAAGTAGCGGCGGCGCGACACGTTGTAGTCGACGCCGCGGTAGGTCTTCTTCACGAAGCCGTCGAGGAACGCGCGCAGCTTCGGGTTCTCCTGCCGCACCGCGAAGGCGATGCCGTAGTGCCCGTCCTTCCCAGCCGGCTCACCCTGCCCCGGCACCGTGAGCGCCGCCTCCACGTCATCGCGGTACACGCGCTCGGCGGCGAGGATGTGGCTGTCCGTCACCGTGTACGGAATCTCCCCGCGCGCCACGCGGTCGATGAGCGTCTCGGTGTCCATGTCCTCAGGCTCCTCGACGAGCGTGAAGCCATGCTGCGCCGCCAGCGCGCTCATGGTGTCGAAGTGGCTGGACGACTTGCGCAGGTGGATGGCCTGGCCCTTCAGCGCATCGAGCGACGCGGGCTTCGCAGCCCCGGCGCGCTGCACGAGGACCTCGTCCACGTAGAGGTACGGCGTGCTGAAGGCCACCTGCTTCGCGCGCTCGGGCGTGGCGGTGAGCGCGGCGGCGATGACGTCGCCACGCCCCTCCTTCAGCCACGAAATGAGCTGCTCGTACGTCGGCGGCACCACCACCTCCAGCCGCACCTTGAGCGCCTCCGCCGCGAGCTTCGCCATCTGGTAGTCGAAGCCGGCCTGCTCTCCCCGGTGGAGGAAGTACGTCACGGGGCTGTTGCGCGTGAGGACACGGAGCACTCCGCGCTTGCGGATGCCATCCAGGTCCGCGGTGACGAGCCTGTCCCGGTGCTCGGTGAGGGCTCGCTCCACGAGGAAGGCATCCAGCGCGGCGCGCAGCGCGGGGTTCTCCAGACGCACGGCCCACGCGAGCTGGCGCCCTTCCGCGATGGGGAACAGCCCTTCCACGTCCGGGTTGTACGTCTCCATCGCCGTGAGCAGATGGCTGTCCACCACCGTCAGCGGTCGCTCCCCGCGAGACACCTGCCACGCGAGCTCCTCGGGGTCGAGCGTCTCCGGCACCGCCTCGACGACGAGCCCCGGAGCCTTCCCGTTCGCCAGTTCCTTCAGCGAGGCGGCGAAGGTGGAGCTGGCGCGCACGTGCACGGTGCGCCCGGCCAGCTCCTCTGGCTTGCGAGGCAGCCCCTTCTCACCGCGCTTGCCCACGACGACCTCGCTCACCCGGGCCATGGGGCGCGTGAAGGCGATGTCCTTCGCGCGCTCCGGCGTCACCGTGAGGTCGGCGGCGATGATGTCCCCGCGCCCCTCGCGCAGCAGTGGGATGAGCTGGTCGAAGCTATCGACGGCGAGGAACTCCACCGCCATGCCGTACTTCTCCGCGAAGCGCTCCAGCAGCGCCCGGTCCTGCTCCCGGGGCATGCCCTCGCGCGGGAGCGAGTCCTCCTCGGTGCCGTCCACCAGGACGCGCAGCGTGCCGCGCTTGCGCAGTGCCGCGAGGTCTCCGGTGAAGGGCGGCTCGGGCGGCGGTGCGGGCTCCTCGACCTGGGCCACGGCCGTGGGCACCTCGGCCCGGGCCAACAGCGCTTCGGGGAACGGCGGGTCCTCCGGCTCCACGGCCGCGCTCGGCGTGGGCGGCGCGGGCGGCGGCTCCACGGGCTCCCGCTTGCAGGCGGTGGCAGTCACGAGCAACGCGGCGGCGAGCAGCCACCGCGAGGACGACAGGCTCCAGCAGGACGAATTGACCACGATGAACTCCCCCTCCTCATGGCCCGTGGACTGCCGCCCGGAGGCGGAAATGGCGCACGGCCATCCTCGTCCCCACATCTAGCCGATTTCCCCCGCTGGAATCATCCTCACCCGGAGTACGGGGCGCACAGGCCGGTGTACGGTGCTGGGACGAGGAGACGACGCATGAAGACCAAGGCCGCGCCACCGCTGGCCCTGCTCCAGGGGCGGAAGACCCTGCCGCTCATCGAGGCCTACTTCGAGCTGAACCACCTGAAGCAGCTCTTCCGTCAGGGCTGGCTGCGCGTCGGCATTCCTCCAGAGCGATGCGAGAGCGTGGCGGAGCACTCGTTCTTCGTCGCGCTGCTGGGCCTGTTCGTCGCGGACGGCTTCTTCCCCGAGGCGGACGCGGCGAAGGTGGTCCGCATCGCGCTGCTGCACGACCTGGGCGAAGCGTACGCGGGTGACATCACCCCGCATGACGGCGTGGACAAGGAAGCCAAGCACGCGCTGGAGCGACGCGCCGTGGAGACCATCTTCGGCAAGCTGCCGCGCGCCGCGGAGTACCTGGCGCTGTGGGACGAGTACGAGCGCGGCACCTCCTTCGAGGCGCGGCTGGTGCGGCAACTGGACCGCCTGGAGATGGGCCTGCAGGCGTGCGTCTACGAGCACCAGGGCATGGGCGACCTCTCCCAGTTCTACGCCTCGGTGGACAAGGCGCTGGAGGCCCCCGAGCTGCGCGCCGTGCTGGCGGAGCTGGAGGCCCTCCGGCCCGCGTGAGCCCTGCCCCGCCCCGCCTCAGCCGAACCAGCGGCCCGAGGGCGGCGCGAAGACGCGGACGCGCTCGTAGAGGGATGCGGGTAGCCGAGCACGGATGGTGGCCTGGACCTCCTCCGGACTGTGGGCCTGACTGAAGTGCATCAGCACCAGCGCTTCGTTCCGGAAGAGGTCGGCGCGTGCCGCGAGCTCATCCAGGTGGAGGTGCCAGCGCTCCTGCGCGTCCTGCACGGTGTGGCCTGCGTCCACGAAGGTGCACTCGATGACGAGGACGCGCGAGTCGAGCACGGATGGCTCGGTCTCCAGCACCCGTGAGAGTGTGTCGGTGGCGTAGGCCAATTCGAGCCGGTCCACCTCGTCGAGGAGGTTCTCCCCCGCCTGCCTGCGCCGCGCGATTTCTTGCGGCGGAAGGCCGTGGAACTCGTGCCGCAGCTTGGAGATGCGCCGGAGGAACTGGTAGCCGAGCGAGGGCACCGGGTGGTGCGTGCGGAAGGCGCGCACGTGCAGGCCATGCCCGAGCGCATGGACGTCCCCTGGACGCAGGGGGACGGTGCGCACCTCCATGGAGGTGTGGTGCAGGCGGGACAACACCGCGAGGGCCTCCTGCACGGGAGCCTCGATTTCGGCGGGCAGGAACACCTGCGGCGGCCCCTTGCCGATGAGCCGGCGGATGCCGAGCAGCGAGCCGAGGCCGCTGGCATGGTCCGGGTGGGCATGGCTGAGGAAGATGCGGTCCGTCCCGGCGAAGGAGCGGATGGGCACGCCCACGTCCAGCACCGAGTCCAGCTCCGGCACCTGGAGGGAGGTGTACACGCCGCCGACGGAGATTCCGCGAACGGTATAGGGACCCGCTTGGACCTCGGTGAGCATCCGCCCGCTTATTGCGCGACGGCCTGGCAGCCGCAACCGCAGTCGTTGAAGAAGGGCTCCTGGCCGGCGTCACAGACGAAGCGGATGGCCGCGCACTGGTCGGGGTCCTTCGAGACGTAGCGCAGGTTGGGGTCGCTGTAGTCGCAGCGCTTCTTCTCCTGGGGGCTGCCGTCCTCGCCCTTCGCGCTTTCGTCGGGCGAAGCGGAACAGACGCCGGCACAGTCGGCGCCGCCGTTGTTCGGGTCGCAGTCGTCGTTGGGGTCGTCCACGCAGGAATATCCGTCAGGGCAACCGATGCCCGCGAAGCCGCCACAGGCGGGGCTCGGGGGCGCGGCGGACTCGGGCTCCTGGGCGAAGGCGATGCCCATGGGCACGACGAGCCAGGCGGCCGCCAGGATGGCGAGCTTCTTCGCGGGGAGGGACATGCGTGGCTCCTTGAGGTGGGGGTACCCAAGGATTGGGGCTCGCGCACGCATGCGGGGAGTGGACCCGCGGCCTGGGTGCCCTCCTGGCTGCTGGCTTGACACACGTCCCCGAGCGAGAGGGAACCGCGAGGAATCAATCGCGGGCGCGCTCGTACTGCACGGGCCACTTCACCTCGGCCCGGAGCTTGCGGGCCGAGCGCAGGGGCCAGTACGGGTCTCGGAGCAATTCGCGCGCGAGGATGACCAGGTCGGCCTGCCCGGTGCGCAGCACGTGCTCGGCCTGCATCGCGGAGCGGATGATGCCCACGGCGCCGGTGGGGATGCCTGCCTCGCGTCGGATGTGCTCGGCGAAGGGCGTCTGGTAGCCGGGCCCCGCGGGAATCTTCACGCCGGGGACGACACCTCCCGAGGAACAGTCGATGAGGTCCACGCCGTCGAGCATGAGCAGCCGTGCGAGAGCGACGGAGTCCTCGAGGGACCAGCCTTCCTCCACCCAGTCGGTGCAGGACAGGCGCACGATGACGGGGAGTTCGTCCGGCCACTTCTCACGCACGGCGCGCACCACTTCGCGCGTGAGGCGGACGCGGTTCTCGAACGAGCCGCCGTAGGCATCCGTGCGCTTGTTGGAGAGGGGCGAGAGGAACTCATGGAGCAGGTAGCCGTGGGCCGCGTGGACCTCGAGGACCCGGAAGCCGGCGGCGCGGGCGCGCACGGCGGCGTCGGCGAAGGAACGAATGACGCGGGAGATTCCCTTCGCATCGAGGGCGGTGGGCTCGGGATAGTCGGGGCCGAAGGGTGTGGAGGTCGGGCCGACGGGGCGCCAGGCTCCGGCATCGGCGGGCACGGCGCCCTCGCCGTCCCACGGGCGCAGGGTGGAGGCCTTGCGCCCGGCGTGGGCGAGCTGAACGCCGGCTACGGCGCCGTGCAGCTCGAGGAACCGGGTGATGCGGGCGAGCGGCTCGACGTGGGCATCCTTCCAGAGTCCGAGGTCCTGCGGGGAGATGCGGCCGATGTCCTCGACGGCGGTGGCCTCGGCGATGACGAGCGCCGCGCCGCCGACCGCACGGCTGCCCAGATGGACGAAGTGCCAGTCGTTCGCGAAGCCGTCGTCGCTGGAGTACTGGCACATGGGCGAGACGACGATGCGGTTGTGGAGCTGGACTCCGCGCAAGGCCAGGGGACTGAAGAGGAGGCTGCTCATCTATCCTCCACGGGGCGTGGACAAGGGAGGCGCACGTGCCAGTGGGCTGCTCGCGATGGGTTCAGATGATGCTCGTACCCTGCATGCTGCTCATCGCGGCGTGCGCGGGCACCCCGGACAGGGGGGCGACTGGGAGGTACGGGTTCGATTCGGCGTCCGCGGGGTGCAGGCAGAACCCGGGGCTGTGTGCTCGCATGGCCGGCGAGGAAGCGGTGCTCCCCGGGGTGCAGGCCGCAGAAGTCGTGGCTTCGTCGGTGAGGACCGGCATCGCAGTGCTCCGGGTACTGGAGGAGGCGACCCGGGCGGTGGTCGAGAAGGAACTCACTGCGTGCGCCGACCTTGCGCGGTCAAAGGTTCTTGTCGACCTGTTTGGTGGCA contains these protein-coding regions:
- a CDS encoding putative metal-binding motif-containing protein; its protein translation is MRLLGLGATLMLCACTVPSLEELLGDRSVKVEAAFNFKAGCIVVEVRDKDAPAKSERVSFDVLARAASERRVDTVIRRHDDWGLSLEVIATAHEQSCSGPEVARDTRTVALDAEGVKTVAVALSAVDADGDGFMPTSGGGTDCADNDATVSQHTFYRDADGDGYGGADDMVRGCTVPSTQYVLRGGDCNDASTEQAPGRSELCDGLDNDCAGGIDDGLTQFSFYKDGDGDGVGAGSVMMGCAIPANHVASGNDCNDTDIQIKPGLPETCDDKDNDCAGGVDNGLPVATYYRDADADGFGKASDSLQKCRMPATGYVTDSTDCDDTASAVNPNATEVCNDIDDNCRVGTDEGFNKSWYRDEDGDSYGRQDQLVTNCTRPTGYVAPTAIFDCNDGDSAVKPGALELCNEIDDNCDNSVDEPFTTGMTRKGAACSTGPSCTGIYVCNAAKDNTTCNAPASINYYPDADGDGDGANAAAASVFCSDQPAPPNASTVKTDCDDADKYNKGNGTEVCDQRNNNCDPGSLVDEGNVCAGAGWKELTDTVLGGRNWNTVAINKDSPTGYPVWIAGANGALARRASAGDPFTSFDGACGTTTWNSAWVNIDGSVFLAGSGGWVAWHDGTTCVQQQPLEGGSNATGIIGFREEMLTILVVVDEGGRMHGWFLGNVPTVLDDNLPLYRDVHGFDSSRLFIVGQEAVSPNKPIIETLTDGPGTSPMTAQGSNNSSLRSVWMVSPALAYAVGDASYITRWTGTTWLTVTPPAAAEFTSVCAPDRSSVYVTDAAGVIRRYTGNQWAPALYTPGSAAPLKDIALVSPTSIWAVGPNGRVLHFPELP
- a CDS encoding NADH:flavin oxidoreductase/NADH oxidase, translated to MSSLLFSPLALRGVQLHNRIVVSPMCQYSSDDGFANDWHFVHLGSRAVGGAALVIAEATAVEDIGRISPQDLGLWKDAHVEPLARITRFLELHGAVAGVQLAHAGRKASTLRPWDGEGAVPADAGAWRPVGPTSTPFGPDYPEPTALDAKGISRVIRSFADAAVRARAAGFRVLEVHAAHGYLLHEFLSPLSNKRTDAYGGSFENRVRLTREVVRAVREKWPDELPVIVRLSCTDWVEEGWSLEDSVALARLLMLDGVDLIDCSSGGVVPGVKIPAGPGYQTPFAEHIRREAGIPTGAVGIIRSAMQAEHVLRTGQADLVILARELLRDPYWPLRSARKLRAEVKWPVQYERARD
- a CDS encoding HD domain-containing protein, yielding MKTKAAPPLALLQGRKTLPLIEAYFELNHLKQLFRQGWLRVGIPPERCESVAEHSFFVALLGLFVADGFFPEADAAKVVRIALLHDLGEAYAGDITPHDGVDKEAKHALERRAVETIFGKLPRAAEYLALWDEYERGTSFEARLVRQLDRLEMGLQACVYEHQGMGDLSQFYASVDKALEAPELRAVLAELEALRPA
- a CDS encoding transporter substrate-binding domain-containing protein codes for the protein MVNSSCWSLSSSRWLLAAALLVTATACKREPVEPPPAPPTPSAAVEPEDPPFPEALLARAEVPTAVAQVEEPAPPPEPPFTGDLAALRKRGTLRVLVDGTEEDSLPREGMPREQDRALLERFAEKYGMAVEFLAVDSFDQLIPLLREGRGDIIAADLTVTPERAKDIAFTRPMARVSEVVVGKRGEKGLPRKPEELAGRTVHVRASSTFAASLKELANGKAPGLVVEAVPETLDPEELAWQVSRGERPLTVVDSHLLTAMETYNPDVEGLFPIAEGRQLAWAVRLENPALRAALDAFLVERALTEHRDRLVTADLDGIRKRGVLRVLTRNSPVTYFLHRGEQAGFDYQMAKLAAEALKVRLEVVVPPTYEQLISWLKEGRGDVIAAALTATPERAKQVAFSTPYLYVDEVLVQRAGAAKPASLDALKGQAIHLRKSSSHFDTMSALAAQHGFTLVEEPEDMDTETLIDRVARGEIPYTVTDSHILAAERVYRDDVEAALTVPGQGEPAGKDGHYGIAFAVRQENPKLRAFLDGFVKKTYRGVDYNVSRRRYFEGHRDEAPATVETALSAGAISPYDPLVQSYSARYGLDWRLMVAQMFQESRFDPKARSWVGAQGLFQVMPATGKELGFRKLEDPDQGIHAGVKYMHQLIGRIAPEIPFKQRLRFALASYNAGLGHVLDARRIAQEQGLDPNRWFGNVEKAMLLLEKPKHYRRARHGFCRGSEPVKYVSEIQTRYGNYAAVVQR
- a CDS encoding MBL fold metallo-hydrolase translates to MLTEVQAGPYTVRGISVGGVYTSLQVPELDSVLDVGVPIRSFAGTDRIFLSHAHPDHASGLGSLLGIRRLIGKGPPQVFLPAEIEAPVQEALAVLSRLHHTSMEVRTVPLRPGDVHALGHGLHVRAFRTHHPVPSLGYQFLRRISKLRHEFHGLPPQEIARRRQAGENLLDEVDRLELAYATDTLSRVLETEPSVLDSRVLVIECTFVDAGHTVQDAQERWHLHLDELAARADLFRNEALVLMHFSQAHSPEEVQATIRARLPASLYERVRVFAPPSGRWFG